Proteins from a genomic interval of Harpia harpyja isolate bHarHar1 chromosome 9, bHarHar1 primary haplotype, whole genome shotgun sequence:
- the RSPRY1 gene encoding RING finger and SPRY domain-containing protein 1 isoform X1, producing the protein MIVVALVVFYASRSLFQGLLLTLEHHIPRLLGALGASNMGNSCVCRDDSGAEDNVESWSRQTENSRVHVPEARSHPRDPVRPPRRGRGPHEPRRKKQNVDGLVLDTLAVIRTLVDNDQEPPYSMITLHEMAETDEGWLEVVQSLIRVIPLEDPLGPAVITLLLDECPLPTKDALQKLTEILNLNGAAACQDACHPAKHRNTTAVLGCLAEKLAGPASIGLLSPGILEYLLHSLNFQSHPTVMLFALIALEKFAQTSENKITVSESCISDQLVLLEKWTDNPDYLKRQVGFCAQWSLDNLFLKEGRQFTYEKVDLTNIRAMLNSNDVSEYLKISPHGLEARCDASSFESVRCTFCVDSGVWYYEVTVITSGVMQIGWATKDSKFLNHEGYGIGDDEYSCAYDGCRQLIWYNARSKPHCHPCWKEGDTIGFLLDLQEKQMIFYLNGNQLPAEKQVFSSAVSGFFAAASFMSYQQCEFNFGAKPFKYPPSMKFSTFNDYAFLTAEEKIILPRHRRLALLKQVSIRENCCTLCCDEVADTELRPCGHSDLCMECALQLETCPLCRQEIQTRVRQISHIS; encoded by the exons ATGATTGTAGTTGCTTTGGTTGTGTTCTATGCTAGCAGAAGCCTTTTTCAAGGTTTACTGTTGACTCTAGAGCACCACATTCCCCGTTTACTGGGAGCCTTGGGGGCTAGCAATATGGGGAACTCATGCGTTTGCCGCGATGACAGTGGAGCAGAAGACAACGTGGAATCTTGGAGTCGGCAAACAGAGAACAGTAGAGTACATGTACCTGAAGCAAGAAGCCACCCAAGGGACCCTGTCCGTCCACCCAGGAGGGGTCGAGGGCCTCATGaaccaagaaggaaaaaacagaatgtgGATGGGCTAGTACTTGACACACTGGCTGTAATTCGGACGTTAGTAGATAA TGACCAGGAGCCTCCTTATTCAATGATCACGTTGCATGAAATGGCAGAAACAG ATGAAGGCTGGTTGGAAGTTGTCCAATCTTTAATTAGAGTTATTCCATTAGAAGATCCCCTGGGACCAGCTGTTATAACGCTACTACTTGATGAATGTCCGCTGCCAACAAAA gatgcaTTACAAAAGTTAACTGAAATATTAAACTTAAATGGAGCTGCTGCTTGCCAGGATGCTTGTCACCCTGCCAAACACCGGAATACTACTGCAGTACTGGGCTGCTTAGCAGAAAAGTTAGCAG GTCCTGCGAGTATAGGCTTACTCAGCCCAGGCATATTGGAATATTTACTTCACAGCTTG AACTTCCAGTCCCATCCAACAGTGATGCTTTTTGCACTAATAGCACTGGAGAAGTTTGCACAAACAA gtgaaaataaaattacagtttctGAATCGTGCATTAGCGACCAACTGGTCTTGCTAGAGAAATGGACAGATAATCCAGACTATTTAAAACGCCAGGTTGGATTCTGTGCCCAGTGGAGTTTAGACAATCTGT ttttaaaagaagGCAGGCAGTTTACATATGAGAAGGTTGACTTGACCAACATTAGGGCTATGCTGAACAGTAATGATGTCAGTGAATACCTGAAGATCTCACCACATGGATTAGAG gCTCGATGTGATGCGTCATCCTTTGAAAGTGTTAGATGTACGTTCTGTGTCGATTCTGGAGTTTGGTACTATGAGGTTACAGTCATTACTTCAGGAGTGATGCAGATAGGATGGGCTACCAAAGACAGCAAATTTCTCAATCAT GAAGGTTATGGCATTGGGGACGATGAATACTCCTGTGCATATGATGGCTGCCGGCAGCTGATTTGGTATAATGCCAGAAGTAAACCACATTGCCATCCCTGTTGGAAAGAAG GAGACACAATAGGTTTTCTACTAGACttgcaagaaaagcaaatgatCTTCTATTTAAATGGAAACCAGCTTCCTGCTGAGAAGCAAgtattttcctctgctgt ATCTGGCTTTTTTGCTGCAGCTAGTTTCATGTCCTATCAACAATGTGAGTTCAACTTTGGGGCAAAGCCTTTCAAGTACCCACCATCAATGAAGTTTAGTACCTTTAATGATTATGCCTTTCTGACAGCGGAAGAGAAAATCATTTTGCCCAG ACACAGGCGCCTGGCTTTGCTGAAGCAAGTGAGTA